The following coding sequences lie in one Chionomys nivalis chromosome 8, mChiNiv1.1, whole genome shotgun sequence genomic window:
- the LOC130879565 gene encoding olfactory receptor 5B3-like: MIMMKNMTEVTQFFLTGLTDAQGLQLPLFVTFFIIYTFTLVGNLGMFLLILLDSRLHTPMYFFLGNLSLVDLGYSSAITPKVMAGLLVGDKIMSYNNCAAQMFSFAAFATVENYLLASMAYDRYAAVCKPLHYASNMTTGFCIRLIAGCYACGFLSACIYTGNTFSLSFCSFRVVHHFFCDMPAVMALSCSDRHVNELFLICLASFTIFFALTIILVSYTIIIITILKMHSGAGYQKALSTCASHFTAVSIFYGTIIFMYLQPSSKHAMDTDKIVSVFYTMIIPMLNPLVYSLRNKEVKSAFRRVIAKLFS; this comes from the exons ATGATAATGATGAAGAACATGACAGAAGTAACACAGTTCTTCCTCACAGGACTCACCGATGCCCAAGGCCTTCAGCTTCCCCTCTTTGTCACCTTCTTCATCATCTACACCTTCACCTTGGTGGGAAACTTGGGAATGTTCCTGCTGATTCTCTTAGACTCTCGGCTTCACACTCCCATGTATTTTTTCCTGGGTAATCTTTCTCTTGTTGATCTTGGTTACTCTTCAGCTATCACTCCCAAAGTTATGGCTGGTCTCCTAGTAGGAGACAAAATCATGTCTTACAATAACTGTGCTGCTCAGATGTTTTCTTTTGCAGCTTTTGCTACTGTGGAAAATTATCTGTTGGCCTCaatggcctatgatcgctatgCAGCAGTGTGCAAACCCCTACACTATGCCAGTAACATGACTACAGGATTTTGTATAAGGCTGATTGCAGGGTGCTATGCCTGTGGCTTTTTGAGTGCCTGTATCTATACTGGAAACACATTCAGTCTTTCCTTTTGTAGTTTCCGTGTGGTTCATCATTTTTTCTGCGATATGCCTGCAGTCATGGCTCTCTCTTGCTCTGATAGACATGTTAATGAGTTGTTTCTTATTTGTCTAGCCAGCTTCACTATCTTTTTTGCTCTCACAATAATATTAGTGTCCTACACTATAATTATTATAACGATATTAAAGATGCATTCAGGAGCAGGGTACCAGAAGGCTCTTTCCACCTGTGCCTCCCACTTCACTGCAGTTTCTATTTTCTATGGAACTATTATCTTCATGTATTTGCAGCCCAGCTCTAAACATGCAATGGACACTGACAAAATTGTATCTGTGTTCTACACAATGATCATCCCTATGCTAAATCCTCTAGTTTACAGCCTGagaaacaaagaagtcaagagTGCATTC agaagagtcattgccaaactcttttcatga
- the LOC130879569 gene encoding olfactory receptor 5B3-like isoform X2 yields MENRTEVTQFILMGITNDPHLQLPLLITFLLIYTITLVGNLGMFLLILLDSRLHTPMYIFLCNLSFVDFCYSSTVTPKVIAGFLTGDKIMSYNACASQMFFFATFANVENYLLVAMAYDRYVAVCKPLHYATTMTTSMCVRLVIGCYICGFLNASIYTVDALSLSFCESNVVHHFFCDVLAVMIVSCSDRHVNELVLIYLASFNIFFALILILISYVFIFTNFLKMNSIAAYRKALSTCASHFTAVSIFYGTIIFMYLQPRSSHSMDTDKIASVFYTMVIPMLNPLVYSLRNKEVKSAFTKIVLKSR; encoded by the coding sequence ATGGAGAACAGGACAGAAGTGACACAGTTTATCCTCATGGGAATCACAAATGACCCACATCTGCAGCTTCCCCTCCTCATCACTTTCCTTCTCATCTACACCATCACACTGGTTGGGAACCTGGGAATGTTTCTGTTGATTCTTTTGGACTCTCGGCTTCACACCCCCATGTACATCTTTCTCTGCAACTTGTCCTTTGTGGACTTTTGTTACTCATCAACAGTCACTCCAAAGGTCATAGCTGGATTCCTTACAGGAGACAAGATCATGTCCTACAATGCTTGTGCCTCGCAGATGTTCTTTTTTGCAACTTTTGCCAATGTGGAGAACTACCTTTTAGTCGCaatggcctatgatcgctatgtAGCAGTGTGTAAGCCCCTACACTATGCCACCACCATGACAACAAGTATGTGTGTACGTCTCGTCATTGGCTGTTACATCTGTGGTTTCCTGAATGCTTCCATCTATACTGTGGATGCATTAAGTCTCTCTTTCTGTGAATCTAATGTGGTCCACCATTTTTTCTGTGATGTTCTAGCAGTCATGATTGTATCTTGCTCTGACCGACATGTCAATGAACTGGTTCTTATTTATTTAGCCAGCTTCAATATCTTTTTTGCTCTAATACTTATTTTAATATCCTACGTGTTCATTTTTACCAACTTTCTAAAGATGAACTCTATTGCAGCATATCGCAAAGCTCTCTCTACTTGTGCCTCCCATTTCAcagctgtttccattttctatggTACAATCATATTCATGTACTTGCAGCCCAGATCAAGTCACTCCATGGACACTGACAAAATAGCATCTGTGTTCTACACCATGGTCATTCCTATGTTGAACCCTCTGGTATACAGCTTAAGGAATAAGGAGGTGAAGAGTGCATTCACAAAGATTGTATTAAAGTCAAGATAA
- the LOC130879569 gene encoding olfactory receptor 5B3-like isoform X1 codes for MENRTEVTQFILMGITNDPHLQLPLLITFLLIYTITLVGNLGMFLLILLDSRLHTPMYIFLCNLSFVDFCYSSTVTPKVIAGFLTGDKIMSYNACASQMFFFATFANVENYLLVAMAYDRYVAVCKPLHYATTMTTSMCVRLVIGCYICGFLNASIYTVDALSLSFCESNVVHHFFCDVLAVMIVSCSDRHVNELVLIYLASFNIFFALILILISYVFIFTNFLKMNSIAAYRKALSTCASHFTAVSIFYGTIIFMYLQPRSSHSMDTDKIASVFYTMVIPMLNPLVYSLRNKEVKSAFTKIGNAFSAKTQYLF; via the coding sequence ATGGAGAACAGGACAGAAGTGACACAGTTTATCCTCATGGGAATCACAAATGACCCACATCTGCAGCTTCCCCTCCTCATCACTTTCCTTCTCATCTACACCATCACACTGGTTGGGAACCTGGGAATGTTTCTGTTGATTCTTTTGGACTCTCGGCTTCACACCCCCATGTACATCTTTCTCTGCAACTTGTCCTTTGTGGACTTTTGTTACTCATCAACAGTCACTCCAAAGGTCATAGCTGGATTCCTTACAGGAGACAAGATCATGTCCTACAATGCTTGTGCCTCGCAGATGTTCTTTTTTGCAACTTTTGCCAATGTGGAGAACTACCTTTTAGTCGCaatggcctatgatcgctatgtAGCAGTGTGTAAGCCCCTACACTATGCCACCACCATGACAACAAGTATGTGTGTACGTCTCGTCATTGGCTGTTACATCTGTGGTTTCCTGAATGCTTCCATCTATACTGTGGATGCATTAAGTCTCTCTTTCTGTGAATCTAATGTGGTCCACCATTTTTTCTGTGATGTTCTAGCAGTCATGATTGTATCTTGCTCTGACCGACATGTCAATGAACTGGTTCTTATTTATTTAGCCAGCTTCAATATCTTTTTTGCTCTAATACTTATTTTAATATCCTACGTGTTCATTTTTACCAACTTTCTAAAGATGAACTCTATTGCAGCATATCGCAAAGCTCTCTCTACTTGTGCCTCCCATTTCAcagctgtttccattttctatggTACAATCATATTCATGTACTTGCAGCCCAGATCAAGTCACTCCATGGACACTGACAAAATAGCATCTGTGTTCTACACCATGGTCATTCCTATGTTGAACCCTCTGGTATACAGCTTAAGGAATAAGGAGGTGAAGAGTGCATTCACAAAGATT
- the LOC130879564 gene encoding olfactory receptor 5B3-like isoform X1, which yields MENRTGVTQFILMGITNDPNLQLPLLIIFLLIYTITLVGNLGMFLLILLDSRLHTPMYIFLCNLSFVDFCYSSTVTPKVIAGFLTGDKIMSYNACASQMFFFATFADLENYFLVSMAYDRYVAVCKPLHYATTMTTSVCTCLIIGCYICGILNASIYTVDALSLSFCESNVVHHFFCDVLAVMIVSCSDQHVNELVLIYLASFNIFFALILILISYMFIFINILKMNSVAGYRKALSTCTSHFTAVSIFYGTLIFMYLQPSSSHSMDTDKIASIFYTMVIPMLNPLVYSLRNKEVKNAFTKIL from the exons ATGGAGAACAGGACAGGAGTGACACAGTTTATCCTCATGGGAATCACAAATGACCCAAATTTGCAGCTTCCCCTCCTCATCATTTTCCTCCTCATCTACACCATCACGCTGGTTGGGAACCTGGGGATGTTTCTGTTGATTCTTTTGGACTCTCGGCTTCACACCCccatgtacatttttctctgcaacTTGTCCTTTGTAGACTTTTGTTATTCATCAACAGTCACTCCAAAGGTCATAGCTGGATTCCTTACAGGAGACAAGATCATGTCCTACAATGCCTGTGCCTCGCAGATGTTCTTTTTTGCAACCTTTGCTGATTTGGAGAACTACTTTTTGGTCtcaatggcctatgaccgctatgtagcAGTGTGTAAGCCCCTACACTATGCCACCACCATGACAactagtgtgtgtacatgtctcaTCATTGGCTGTTATATCTGTGGTATCCTGAATGCTTCCATCTATACTGTGGATGCATTAAGTCTCTCTTTCTGTGAATCTAATGTGGTCCACCATTTTTTCTGTGATGTTCTAGCAGTCATGATTGTATCCTGCTCTGACCAACATGTCAATGAGCTGGTTCTTATTTATTTAGCcagctttaatattttttttgctcTTATACTTATCTTAATATCCTACATGTTCATTTTTATAAACATTCTGAAGATGAACTCTGTTGCAGGATATCGCAAAGCTCTCTCCACTTGTACCTCCCATTTCACAGCTGTCTCCATTTTCTATGGGACACTCATATTCATGTACCTGCAGCCCAGCTCCAGTCACTCCATGGACACAGACAAAATAGCATCTATTTTCTACACCATGGTCATTCCTATGTTGAACCCTTTGGTATACAGCTTAAGGAATAAGGAGGTAAAGAATGCATTCACAAAGATT ttataa
- the LOC130879564 gene encoding olfactory receptor 5B3-like isoform X2 gives MENRTGVTQFILMGITNDPNLQLPLLIIFLLIYTITLVGNLGMFLLILLDSRLHTPMYIFLCNLSFVDFCYSSTVTPKVIAGFLTGDKIMSYNACASQMFFFATFADLENYFLVSMAYDRYVAVCKPLHYATTMTTSVCTCLIIGCYICGILNASIYTVDALSLSFCESNVVHHFFCDVLAVMIVSCSDQHVNELVLIYLASFNIFFALILILISYMFIFINILKMNSVAGYRKALSTCTSHFTAVSIFYGTLIFMYLQPSSSHSMDTDKIASIFYTMVIPMLNPLVYSLRNKEVKNAFTKIVLKSR, from the coding sequence ATGGAGAACAGGACAGGAGTGACACAGTTTATCCTCATGGGAATCACAAATGACCCAAATTTGCAGCTTCCCCTCCTCATCATTTTCCTCCTCATCTACACCATCACGCTGGTTGGGAACCTGGGGATGTTTCTGTTGATTCTTTTGGACTCTCGGCTTCACACCCccatgtacatttttctctgcaacTTGTCCTTTGTAGACTTTTGTTATTCATCAACAGTCACTCCAAAGGTCATAGCTGGATTCCTTACAGGAGACAAGATCATGTCCTACAATGCCTGTGCCTCGCAGATGTTCTTTTTTGCAACCTTTGCTGATTTGGAGAACTACTTTTTGGTCtcaatggcctatgaccgctatgtagcAGTGTGTAAGCCCCTACACTATGCCACCACCATGACAactagtgtgtgtacatgtctcaTCATTGGCTGTTATATCTGTGGTATCCTGAATGCTTCCATCTATACTGTGGATGCATTAAGTCTCTCTTTCTGTGAATCTAATGTGGTCCACCATTTTTTCTGTGATGTTCTAGCAGTCATGATTGTATCCTGCTCTGACCAACATGTCAATGAGCTGGTTCTTATTTATTTAGCcagctttaatattttttttgctcTTATACTTATCTTAATATCCTACATGTTCATTTTTATAAACATTCTGAAGATGAACTCTGTTGCAGGATATCGCAAAGCTCTCTCCACTTGTACCTCCCATTTCACAGCTGTCTCCATTTTCTATGGGACACTCATATTCATGTACCTGCAGCCCAGCTCCAGTCACTCCATGGACACAGACAAAATAGCATCTATTTTCTACACCATGGTCATTCCTATGTTGAACCCTTTGGTATACAGCTTAAGGAATAAGGAGGTAAAGAATGCATTCACAAAGATTGTATTAAAGTcaagataa
- the LOC130879556 gene encoding olfactory receptor 5B3-like, with protein MENRTEVIWFILLGLTDNPYLQLPLFITFLLIYTITLIGNLGMFLLILLDSRLHTPMYIFLSNLSLVDFCYSSTITPKVIAGFLTGDKIMSYNACASQMFFFSTFANVENYLLVSMAYDRYVAVCKPLHYATNMTTSVCTCLIIGCYICGILNASICTVDALSLSFCESNVVHHFFCDVLAVMIVSCSERRVNELVLIYAASLIIFCALIFILISYMFIFTNILKMHSATGYRKALSTCASHFTAVSIFYGTVTFMYVQPSSSHSMDTDKISSVFYTMVIPMLNPLVYSLRNKEVKSAFTKIILKSK; from the coding sequence ATGGAGAACAGAACAGAAGTGATATGGTTCATCTTGTTGGGACTCACCGATAACCCATATCTGCAGCTTCCTCTCTTCATCACCTTTCTTCTTATCTACACCATCACCCTGATTGGAAACCTGGGGATGTTTCTGTTGATTCTTTTGGACTCTCGGCTTCACACCCCCATGTACATTTTTCTCAGTAATTTGTCCTTAGTGGACTTTTGTTACTCTTCAACAATTACTCCAAAGGTCATAGCTGGATTCCTTACAGGAGACAAGATCATGTCCTACAATGCCTGTGCCTCTCAGATGTTCTTTTTTTCAACGTTTGCCAATGTGGAGAACTACCTTTTGGTCtcaatggcctatgaccgctatgtagcAGTGTGTAAGCCTCTGCACTATGCCACCAACATGACAACAAGTGTATGTACATGTCTCATCATTGGCTGTTATATCTGTGGTATCCTGAATGCATCCATCTGCACTGTGGATGCATTAAGTCTCTCTTTCTGTGAGTCCAATGTGGTCCACCATTTTTTCTGTGATGTTCTAGCAGTTATGATTGTATCTTGTTCTGAAAGACGTGTCAATGAACTAGTTCTTATTTATGCAGCCAGCCTCATTATCTTTTGTGCTCTTATATTCATCTTAATATCCTACATGTTCATTTTCACCAATATACTAAAGATGCACTCTGCTACAGGATATCGCAAAGCTCTCTCTACTTGTGCATCCCATTTCACAGCTGTCTCCATTTTCTATGGGACAGTCACATTCATGTATGTGCAGCCCAGCTCTAGTCACTCCATGGACACAGACAAAATTTCATCTGTGTTTTACACGATGGTCATTCCTATGTTGAACCCTCTTGTCTACAGCTTAAGGAATAAGGAGGTAAAGAGTGCATTCACAAAGATTATATTAAAGTCAAAATAA